A window of Juglans regia cultivar Chandler chromosome 7, Walnut 2.0, whole genome shotgun sequence contains these coding sequences:
- the LOC108997150 gene encoding thioredoxin-like 3-2, chloroplastic isoform X2 — protein sequence MSEVLLRFQVSPRFLRARTPRDFLRQPLTNLVVSGSRTLSLPRKHQVFPAKIDVIGGESSWKLSAWTREGSLQELDDSPVSVELHPICSETQFDRVLAEAQQLEESIIIVWMASWCRKCIYLKPKLEKLAADFYPRIRFYRVDVNTVPHSLVSRAGVTMPIIQLWKDSKKQAELIGSHKAYLVINEVRQMIENEGTV from the exons ATGTCCGAGGTTCTTTTGCGGTTCCAAGTCAGTCCCAGATTCCTGAGAGCCCGGACCCCACGTGATTTCCTGCGACAACCACTTACGAATCTCGTAGTTTCGGGCTCCAGAACACTTTCTCTGCCCAGAAAACACCAGGTTTTTCCCGCGAAAATTGATGTGATTGGAGGGGAATCTTCTTGGAAGCTAAGCGCTTGGACTCGGGAGGGGTCTTTGCAGGAGCTAGATGATTCGCCCGTGTCCGTGGAGCTCCACCCCATATGCAGCGAGACCCAGTTCGATCGGGTTCTTGCGGAGGCCCAACAGCTCGAGGAATCGATCATCATTGTTTG GATGGCAAGCTGGTGCAGAAAATGTATATATTTGAAACCCAAACTGGAAAAGTTGGCCGCAGATTTCTACCCAAG GATTCGGTTCTACCGTGTTGATGTCAATACAGTTCCACACTCGCTCGTTTCTCGTGCTGGAGTCACT ATGCCTATTATACAG CTGTGGAAGGATAGCAAGAAACAAGCTGAGTTGATTGGTAGCCACAAAGCATATTTAGTTATCAATGAAGTCCGACAAATGATTGAAAATGAGGGTACCGTGTAA
- the LOC108997150 gene encoding thioredoxin-like 3-2, chloroplastic isoform X3, with the protein MSEVLLRFQVSPRFLRARTPRDFLRQPLTNLVVSGSRTLSLPRKHQVFPAKIDVIGGESSWKLSAWTREGSLQELDDSPVSVELHPICSETQFDRVLAEAQQLEESIIIVWMASWCRKCIYLKPKLEKLAADFYPRIRFYRVDVNTVPHSLVSRAGVTLF; encoded by the exons ATGTCCGAGGTTCTTTTGCGGTTCCAAGTCAGTCCCAGATTCCTGAGAGCCCGGACCCCACGTGATTTCCTGCGACAACCACTTACGAATCTCGTAGTTTCGGGCTCCAGAACACTTTCTCTGCCCAGAAAACACCAGGTTTTTCCCGCGAAAATTGATGTGATTGGAGGGGAATCTTCTTGGAAGCTAAGCGCTTGGACTCGGGAGGGGTCTTTGCAGGAGCTAGATGATTCGCCCGTGTCCGTGGAGCTCCACCCCATATGCAGCGAGACCCAGTTCGATCGGGTTCTTGCGGAGGCCCAACAGCTCGAGGAATCGATCATCATTGTTTG GATGGCAAGCTGGTGCAGAAAATGTATATATTTGAAACCCAAACTGGAAAAGTTGGCCGCAGATTTCTACCCAAG GATTCGGTTCTACCGTGTTGATGTCAATACAGTTCCACACTCGCTCGTTTCTCGTGCTGGAGTCACT TTATTTTAG
- the LOC108997150 gene encoding thioredoxin-like 3-2, chloroplastic isoform X1 — protein sequence MSEVLLRFQVSPRFLRARTPRDFLRQPLTNLVVSGSRTLSLPRKHQVFPAKIDVIGGESSWKLSAWTREGSLQELDDSPVSVELHPICSETQFDRVLAEAQQLEESIIIVWMASWCRKCIYLKPKLEKLAADFYPRIRFYRVDVNTVPHSLVSRAGVTKMPIIQLWKDSKKQAELIGSHKAYLVINEVRQMIENEGTV from the exons ATGTCCGAGGTTCTTTTGCGGTTCCAAGTCAGTCCCAGATTCCTGAGAGCCCGGACCCCACGTGATTTCCTGCGACAACCACTTACGAATCTCGTAGTTTCGGGCTCCAGAACACTTTCTCTGCCCAGAAAACACCAGGTTTTTCCCGCGAAAATTGATGTGATTGGAGGGGAATCTTCTTGGAAGCTAAGCGCTTGGACTCGGGAGGGGTCTTTGCAGGAGCTAGATGATTCGCCCGTGTCCGTGGAGCTCCACCCCATATGCAGCGAGACCCAGTTCGATCGGGTTCTTGCGGAGGCCCAACAGCTCGAGGAATCGATCATCATTGTTTG GATGGCAAGCTGGTGCAGAAAATGTATATATTTGAAACCCAAACTGGAAAAGTTGGCCGCAGATTTCTACCCAAG GATTCGGTTCTACCGTGTTGATGTCAATACAGTTCCACACTCGCTCGTTTCTCGTGCTGGAGTCACT AAGATGCCTATTATACAG CTGTGGAAGGATAGCAAGAAACAAGCTGAGTTGATTGGTAGCCACAAAGCATATTTAGTTATCAATGAAGTCCGACAAATGATTGAAAATGAGGGTACCGTGTAA
- the LOC108997043 gene encoding pumilio homolog 4-like, which translates to MDIISSLDDGLQGPDGSFEDSLQNELELILHEQRNQHIIERERDLNIYRSGSAPPTVEGSLSAVGGLFRNPDFREFNGSISAKNGGLSEDEIRLHPAYLSYYYSHETINPRLPPPLMSKEDWRVAQRFQVGGSSFGGTGSWRKKLVNDDDNSSLFSMQPRLSVQQAENDLMELRNASGRNLSRQTSSQWLDRGPNDLIGLSSSGLGARRKSFADIVQEGLDRPTSLSGNVSHAASHNAFGDIVDIRGKGMADPHPVGLCNGVGSMEGLHSGSSPLRLVGVQNHSTAVSHNYSSSPGSSLPRSATPEPPHVGRAAASSLPPVGSSRVSQSKERNAAGEALQNGHYSGVTELTDIVANLSGLNLSKAKHAHEDSHLQSLLQLGLDNQPDFLYNMPNDHKQSLQRKLADKSNAEKLYLAANRIDLARKNGIVNNRNAFKISSNGQVNFPKRTSSSACLYSKVNSSGFTSSEGSNFHHQDPNIPSMGLASHSSDAYTVNEKLNSFINNNLDSALTASGNEQILNRLGNQVWPDIHSPSVDPRSIRYFQRPSDYATHAVASPSDRAQGSNYFISSHGDLEGLQKAYLETILDQNKQECELPHSGKSGGFSHGCYENSLYGYGIPYPGNPMADSVLPSVGSGNPVFQNERLTQFNSMMRSSMGGSIGSWHSDIGSNMEGRFASTLLDEFKNSKTRSFELSDIVDHVVEFSTDQYGSRFIQQKLETATVEEKTKIFPEIVPHARILMTDVFGNYVIQKFFEHGTESQRKELASQLTGHVLPLSLQMYGCRVIQKALEVVGVDQQTQMVAELDCAVIKCVRDQNGNHVIQKSIECVPQDRIQFIISAFYGQVVALSTHPYGCRVIQRVLEHCDDPKTQQMIMDEIMQSVCVLAQDQYGNYVIQHVLQHGNPHERSAIISKLAGQIVKMSQQKFASNVVEKCLTFGGPEERLLLVNEMLGSTDENEPLQVMMKDQFGNYVVQKVLETCDDRSLELILSRIKVHLNTLKKYTYGKHIVSRVEKLIATGERRIGLSASFSSGGIAI; encoded by the exons ATGGATATAATATCAAGCCTTGATGATGGCCTGCAAGGACCTGATGGGAGTTTCGAAGATAGTTTGCAGAATGAGCTTGAATTGATTCTGCATGAGCAGCGCAATCAACACATTATTGAGCGAGAAAGGGATCTGAATATATATAGGAGTGGCAGTGCTCCACCGACAGTTGAGGGATCGCTAAGTGCTGTTGGTGGTCTTTTTAGGAACCCTGATTTTAGAGAGTTTAATGGTAGTATTAGTGCTAAAAACGGGGGTTTGTCCGAGGATGAGATTCGCTTGCATCCAGCTTatctttcatattattattcTCATGAGACTATCAATCCGAGACTACCCCCACCATTGATGTCAAAAGAGGATTGGCGTGTAGCACAAAGGTTTCAGGTTGGTGGGTCTTCGTTTGGGGGGACTGGGAGCTGGAGGAAGAAGTTGgtgaatgatgatgataattcATCATTGTTTTCAATGCAGCCGAGACTCTCTGTGCAACAGGCAGAGAATGATTTAATGGAATTGAGGAATGCCAGTGGAAGGAATCTCTCGAGGCAGACTTCATCTCAGTGGCTTGATAGAGGCCCGAATGATTTGATTGGATTGTCAAGCAGTGGCCTCGGTGCAAGGAGGAAGAGTTTTGCAGACATTGTTCAG GAAGGACTTGATCGACCTACCTCCTTATCTGGCAACGTGTCACATGCAGCAAGTCATAATGCTTTTGGTGATATTGTGGATATTAGAGGTAAAGGAATGGCGGATCCCCATCCAGTAGGATTATGTAATGGAGTGGGGTCCATGGAGGGCTTGCATTCTGGCTCTTCTCCCCTGCGCCTGGTTGGGGTTCAGAATCACAGTACAGCAGTTTCTCATAATTATTCATCTTCTCCGGGCTCATCTCTGCCAAGGAGTGCAACCCCTGAACCACCGCACGTTGGAAGGGCTGCTGCTTCTAGTCTTCCTCCTGTTGGGAGCAGCAGAGTTTCCCAGAGCAAGGAGAGGAATGCTGCTGGGGAGGCTCTCCAAAATGGTCACTACTCTGGTGTGACTGAACTTACCGATATTGTAGCTAATTTATCTGGCTTAAACCTGTCAAAAGCTAAACATGCACATGAAGATAGTCATTTGCAGTCTCTGCTTCAGCTTGGTCTTGATAATCAGCCTGATTTTTTGTACAACATGCCCAATGATCACAAGCAGAGTCTGCAGCGAAAACTCGCTGACAAGTCCAATGCTGAAAAGCTTTATTTGGCTGCCAACCGCATCGATTTAGCCAGGAAAAATGGGATTGTAAATAACCGTAATGCCTTCAAGATAAGTTCCAATGGGCAAGTTAACTTTCCCAAAAGAACTTCTTCTTCTGCCTGTCTTTATTCAAAAGTTAATTCTTCAGGGTTTACAAGTTCAGAGGGATCAAATTTTCATCACCAAGATCCAAATATCCCTAGTATGGGCTTGGCTAGCCATTCCAGTGATGCTTATACTGTAAATGAAAAGTTGAATTCGTTCATTAACAACAATCTTGATTCAg CTCTGACTGCTTCTGGAAATGAACAAATTCTGAATAGACTGGGAAACCAGGTGTGGCCTGATATTCATTCCCCATCTGTAGACCCTCGTTCTATTCGGTACTTCCAAAGACCTTCTGATTATGCTACACATGCTGTGGCTAGTCCAAGTGATCGTGCTCAGGGTagcaattattttattagttcaCATGGGGACTTGGAGGGACTTCAGAAAGCGTACCTTGAGACGATTCTTGATCAAAATAAGCAAGAATGTGAACTGCCACATTCAGGCAAATCTGGTGGTTTTAGTCATGGGTGCTATGAGAATTCATTATATGGTTATGGCATACCATATCCAGGAAATCCAATGGCGGATTCTGTACTTCCTTCTGTTGGATCGGGAAATCCAGTGTTTCAGAACGAGCGACTAACACAGTTTAATTCTATGATGAGAAGCTCAATGGGGGGATCAATTGGGTCATGGCACTCAGATATTGGCAGTAATATGGAAGGAAGATTTGCATCAACATTATTAGATGAGTTCAAGAACAGCAAGACTAGGTCTTTTGAACTTTCAGACATTGTTGATCATGTAGTTGAATTCAG TACTGATCAGTATGGAAGTCGCTTTATTCAGCAGAAATTAGAAACTGCCACAGTGGAAGAAAAGACCAAGATTTTTCCTGAGATAGTTCCTCATGCTCGTATCTTGATGACTGATGTCTTTGGGAATTATGTCATACAGAAA TTTTTTGAGCATGGTACAGAAAGCCAAAGAAAGGAGTTAGCGAGCCAACTGACTGGCCATGTTTTGCCCCTGAGTCTCCAAATGTATGGGTGCAGAGTGATTCAGAAG GCCTTGGAGGTGGTTGGTGTGGATCAGCAGACTCAGATGGTGGCAGAGCTCGATTGTGCAGTCATTAAATGCGTTCGTGATCAGAATGGAAATCATGTTATTCAGAAGAGCATAGAGTGTGTCCCTCAAGATCGAATTCAGTTTATTATCTCGGCCTTTTATGGGCAAGTTGTGGCACTTTCCACCCATCCTTATGGCTGCCGTGTTATTCAG CGGGTCCTGGAACATTGTGATGATCCCAAAACTCAACAAATGATTATGGATGAAATCATGCAATCTGTATGTGTTCTGGCACAAGATCAATATGGAAACTATGTTATCCAG CACGTCCTTCAACATGGTAACCCGCACGAAAGGTCTGCTATTATTAGCAAGCTTGCAGGACAGATTGTAAAAATGAGTCAGCAGAAGTTTGCTTCTAATGTGGTGGAGAAGTGCTTAACTTTTGGTGGTCCTGAGGAGCGTCTACTGTTGGTGAATGAGATGCTTGGTTCCACTGATGAAAATGAACCCTTGCAG GTAATGATGAAGGATCAATTCGGAAACTATGTTGTACAAAAGGTTCTTGAGACCTGTGATGACCGGAGTCTCGAGTTGATTCTCTCTCGCATCAAGGTTCATTTAAATACCTTAAAGAAGTATACGTATGGTAAACATATAGTTTCTCGTGTTGAGAAGCTCATCGCAACTGGAG AAAGGCGCATTGGCTTGTCAGCATCATTCTCTTCTGGAGGCATCGCAATTTAA
- the LOC108999544 gene encoding pumilio homolog 4-like: MGTWREGVQKAYLETILDQNKQECELPHSGKSGGFSHGCYENSLYGYGIPYPGNPMADSVLPSVGSGNPVFQNERLTQFTSMMRSSMEGSIGSWHSDIGSNMEGRFASTLLDEFKNSKTRSFELSDIVDHVVEFSTDQYGSRFIQQKLETATVEEKTKIFPEIVPHARILMTDVFGNYVIQKFFEHGTESQRKELASQLTGHVLPLSLQIYGSRVIQKALEVVGVDQQTQMVAELDCAVIKCVRDQNGNHVIQKCIECVPQDRIQFIISAFYGQVVALSTHPYGCRVIQRVLEHCDDPKTQQMIMDEIMQSVCVLAQDQHGNYVIQHVLQHGNPHERSAIISKLAGQIVKMSQQKFASNVVEKCLTFGGPEERLLLVNEMLGSTDENEPLQVMMKDQFGNYVVQKVLETCDDRSLELILSRIKVHLNTLKKYTYGKHIVSRVEKLIATGERRIGLSASFSSGGIAI; this comes from the exons ATGGGGACTTGGAGGGAGGGAGTTCAGAAAGCGTACCTTGAGACGATTCTTGATCAAAATAAGCAAGAATGTGAACTGCCACATTCAGGTAAATCTGGTGGTTTTAGTCATGGGTGCTATGAGAATTCATTATATGGTTATGGCATACCATATCCAGGAAATCCAATGGCGGATTCTGTACTTCCTTCTGTTGGATCGGGAAATCCAGTGTTTCAGAACGAGCGACTAACACAGTTTACTTCTATGATGAGAAGCTCAATGGAGGGATCAATTGGGTCATGGCACTCAGATATTGGCAGTAATATGGAAGGAAGATTTGCATCAACATTATTAGATGAGTTCAAGAACAGCAAGACTAGGTCTTTTGAACTTTCAGACATTGTTGATCATGTAGTTGAATTCAG TACTGATCAGTATGGAAGTCGCTTTATTCAGCAGAAATTAGAAACTGCCACAGTGGAAGAAAAGACCAAGATTTTTCCTGAGATAGTTCCTCATGCTCGTATCTTGATGACTGATGTCTTTGGGAATTATGTCATACAGAAA tTCTTTGAGCATGGTACAGAAAGCCAAAGAAAGGAGTTAGCGAGCCAACTGACTGGCCATGTTTTGCCCCTGAGTCTCCAAATATATGGGAGCAGAGTGATTCAGAAG GCCTTGGAGGTGGTTGGTGTGGATCAGCAGACTCAGATGGTGGCAGAGCTCGATTGTGCAGTCATTAAATGCGTTCGTGATCAGAATGGAAATCATGTTATTCAGAAGTGCATAGAGTGTGTCCCTCAAGATCGAATTCAGTTTATTATCTCGGCCTTTTATGGGCAAGTTGTGGCACTTTCCACCCATCCTTATGGCTGCCGTGTTATTCAG CGGGTCCTGGAACATTGTGATGATCCCAAAACTCAACAAATGATTATGGATGAAATCATGCAATCTGTATGTGTTCTGGCACAAGATCAACATGGAAACTATGTTATCCAG CACGTCCTTCAACATGGTAACCCGCACGAAAGGTCTGCTATTATTAGCAAGCTTGCAGGACAGATTGTAAAAATGAGTCAGCAGAAGTTTGCTTCTAATGTGGTGGAGAAGTGCTTAACTTTTGGTGGTCCTGAGGAGCGTCTACTGTTGGTGAATGAGATGCTTGGTTCCACTGATGAAAATGAACCCTTGCAG GTAATGATGAAGGATCAATTTGGAAACTATGTTGTACAAAAGGTTCTTGAGACCTGTGATGACCGGAGTCTTGAGTTGATTCTCTCTCGCATCAAGGTTCATTTGAATACCTTAAAGAAGTATACATATGGTAAACATATAGTTTCTCGTGTTGAGAAGCTCATCGCAACTGGAG AAAGGCGCATTGGCTTGTCAGCATCATTCTCTTCTGGAGGCATCGCAATTTAA
- the LOC108997063 gene encoding protein WHAT'S THIS FACTOR 9, mitochondrial-like: MFITNPTSKTLKKLISSCKKPNFFFLYQPLNPPYTRTQKSHYVDVYMKWKKDSYYDSIEHIHGSIQLKPIVSLKNCIAEDPNGCIPISQVSKKGLQLGVPMKVASFLRQYPAIFEEYTGPQYNLPWFRLTPEAIEIDKEEKGVFEECRDDFKDRLKRLILMSNGKVLPLKIIQGMQWYLGLPEDFLRCLEMNLDGSFRFVEMEDGLKCLTVESEEKVLSVVQRNAIKRGVYFEEPMEAIEFPLFPSKGLRLRRKIEGWLKEFQKLPYISPYEDYSHLDPNSDIAEKRVVGFLHELLSLFVEHSAERRKLLCLKKYFGLPQKVHKAFERHPHMFYLSLRNKTCTAILKEAYSETSAIEKHPLLSVRKKYIRLMQDSKQILKNRRSSNRFIKRENWNLGLDLDAASED; this comes from the coding sequence ATGTTCATCACCAACCCCACCTCCAAAACCCTTAAAAAGCTGATCTCTTCCTGTAAAAAACCgaacttttttttcctataCCAGCCCCTAAACCCTCCTTATACTCGTACCCAGAAATCCCACTATGTAGATGTGTACATGAAGTGGAAGAAAGACTCGTACTATGACTCAATTGAACACATCCACGGGTCCATACAACTCAAGCCCATTGTTTCCTTGAAGAACTGCATAGCCGAAGACCCTAATGGGTGCATCCCAATATCTCAAGTCTCCAAGAAGGGACTACAGTTGGGTGTTCCCATGAAGGTTGCGAGCTTCTTGAGGCAATACCCAGCAATTTTCGAGGAGTATACGGGTCCCCAATATAACTTACCTTGGTTCAGGCTGACCCCAGAAGCTATCGAGATTGATAAAGAGGAGAAAGGGGTCTTTGAGGAATGCAGGGATGATTTTAAGGATAGGTTGAAGAGGTTGATTCTGATGAGTAACGGGAAAGTTTTGCCTTTAAAGATTATCCAGGGAATGCAGTGGTATTTAGGCTTGCCTGAGGATTTTTTAAGGTGCTTGGAAATGAATCTTGATGGGTCTTTTAGGTTTGTGGAGATGGAAGACGGGTTGAAGTGTTTGACGGTTGAGAGCGAGGAAAAGGTATTGTCTGTGGTCCAGAGAAATGCTATTAAGAGAGGGGTTTATTTTGAGGAGCCAATGGAAGCAATCGAGTTTCCACTTTTCCCTTCAAAGGGTTTGAGGTTGAGGAGGAAGATTGAAGGTTGGTTGAAAGAGTTTCAGAAGCTTCCTTATATTTCACCTTACGAGGATTATTCTCATTTGGACCCGAATAGTGATATAGCGGAGAAGCGGGTGGTGGGATTTCTTCATGAGTTGCTTAGTCTCTTTGTTGAGCATTCAGCAGAAAGGAGGAAGCTTCTATGCCTTAAGAAATATTTTGGGTTGCCACAGAAAGTTCACAAAGCATTTGAGAGGCATCCCCATATGTTTTATTTGTCTTTGAGGAACAAGACTTGTACGGCTATTCTTAAGGAGGCTTACAGTGAAACGTCAGCTATAGAGAAGCATCCTCTATTGAGTGTGAGAAAGAAGTATATCAGGTTGATGCAGGACTCGAAGCAGATTTTGAAGAATAGAAGATCCAGCAATCGGTTTATCAAACGTGAGAATTGGAACTTGGGTTTAGATTTGGATGCTGCGTCTGAAGATTAA